CGTCCGAGACCCCCGCCCCGCAGCCCGCCGCCGTCCCGCACCTGATGTTCGAGGGCGACGCCGGTGCCGCGATGGACCTCTACCTCGCCGCGTTCGCGGACCGGGTCCCCGTGCGGGAGGTGCTCCGCGAGCGCTTCGACGCGTCGACCCCGCGGGGCGAGGAGTGGGCCGGGAAGGTGGCGCACGGGCGGATCGAGGTGGCCGGTCAGCCGCTGCGGTTCTTCGACTCGTTCGTCTCCCACGGCTTCTCCCGCCGCTTCGCGTGGGTCGGGGACCGCTTCGGCGTGACCTGGCAGCTCAACGCAGCCTGAGCGGGGTCCGGATCCCATGCCCGAAGGCGACTCCCTGGTCCGCGCCGGCCACCGCCTGCGCCCCGTCCTGGCCGGCCGTGTCCTGACGCATGCGGACCTGCGCGTGCCGCAGCACGCCACCGCGCGCCTCGAGGGGTGGACGGTGGCGGAGGTGGTGCCGCGCGGCAAGTGGCTGCTCATGCGCCTGACCCCGCCCGCGGACCGGCCGGACGCGCGGCCGCACACCCTGGTCTCCCATCTGAAGATGGAGGGCCGCTGGCTGGTCACGGACCTCGACGCGCGGTGGGGCGCCCCCGGCTGGCAGGTCCGCTGCGTGCTGGAGACCGCCGAGCACCGGGTGCTGGGGGCACAGCTGGGACGCCTGGACCTCGTCCCGACAGCCGAGGAGGACCGCCTCCTGGGATACCTCGGCCCGGACCTGCTGGACCCGTCCTGGAACGACCCCGCCCGGGGCGCGGAGCTGCTGGCCGAGGGCGTCCGCCGCCTCACCGCTCGGCCGGAGCGGCCCGTGGGCCTGGCGCTGCTGGACCAGCGCACCACGTGCGGGATCGGGAACGTCTACCGGTGCGAGGTGCTGCTGCTGGCGAGTCTGGACCCGCACCGGCCGGTGGGGGCGGTCCCGGACGTGCCGGGGCTGCTGACGATCGCCCGGGACCTGTTGCGCGCCAACGTCCCGCCGTCCGCGCCGTACACGGGCTGGGCCCGCACCACCACGGGGGTCAGAGGGAACTCGGGGCGCCCGTACGGGATCGAGGTGCTCGTCCCGGACCGCGGCTTCCCCGGCGGGCTGCCCCGCCCGCTCGGCACGGGCGCGGTGGACGGCGGCGCCGACGTCGACGCCGCGGCCCCCGACCCCTCCGACGCGCACGGCCGTGCCAGCACCTCCGGCGCCGGGCCGCGACGGCCCGGGGATGCGCCCCGCCCGCGCGGTCCGCATTACTGGGTCTACGGGCACCGGACCACCCCGTGCCTGCGGTGCGGCGGCCCCGTGACGTTCGAGGAGTACGGCTCCCCCGAGGACGACGAGCGCCAGCTGTGGTGGTGCCGCACCTGCCAGCGGTGAAGCTCACGCACCCCACCCCTGACACGCAGGCCACCGGGCCGGATAGATTCACCCCACTCCGCCCCTGACCTGGGAGCGGGAGCCGACCTCGAAGGAGACCACACCATGGCCGATCCGTTCCCCAAGGACCCGGAGGGCGACGTCGTCGCCCTCGTGCTCGCCGGCGGCCGAGGCAGCCGCCTCGACCCGCTCACCGCCGCCCGCTCGAAGCCGGCGATCCCGTTCGCGGGCCAGTACCGGCTGATCGACGTGGTCCTGTCCAACCTGGCCCACTCGGGGCTGCGGGACGTGTGGATCGCCGAGCAGTACCGCCCGTTCACGCTCAACCAGCACCTGGCCGGCGGTCGGCCGTGGGACATGGACGGCACCCGCCACGGGTTGCGGATCCTGCCCCCGGCCCAGGGCCGCGAGGAGGAGGGCTTCTCCCAGGGCAACGGCCACGCCCTGGCCCAGCAGGTGCCGATCCTGCGCTCGTTCGGCGCGAAGACCGTGATCGTGCTCTCCGCCGACCACCTCTACCAGCTGGACCTGCGCCGGGTGCTCGCCGCGCACGAGGAGTCCGGCGCCGAGCTGACCATGGTCACCACCGTGACGGACGAGGACCCCTCGCGCTTCGGCGTCGTGCAGGTGGACGACGACGGCGCCGTCACCGGGTACGACTACAAGCCCGAAGATCCGGAGGGCGACCTCGTGGCCACGGAGATCTTCGTGTTCGACGTCGAGGCGCTCTCGGAGGTCGTCGTGGAGCTCGTCGAGACCGAGGAGGACGCCGACCGGGACGCGGAGGACACCGACGAGGACGGCGACCCGCTGGCCAGCTCCCTGGGCGACTACGGGGAGACGATCATCCCGGCCTTCGTGGACCGGGGCACGGTGCGCGAGTACCGCCATGACGGCTACTGGCGGGACATCGGGACGATCGAGGCGTTCCACCTCGCCCACCGCGAGATCCTCGCCGGCGAGGGCCTCCGTCTGGACGAGCCGGGCTGGCCACTGCTGACCAACCCGCCGGTCGAGCCGCCGGCCCGGATCGACGACGGCGCCCGCGTCTCCGCCTCGCTGATCGCGCCGGGCACGCGGATCGCCGGCACAGTCGCGGACTCGGTGATCGGCCCGGGCGTGACCGTGGAGGCCGGGGCCGAGGTGCGCAACGCGATCCTGTTCGGGAACGTCACCGTGCCCGCCGGCGCCGTGCTGGACACCGTGATCGCGGACGTGGGCGCCACGATCCCCGAGGGGGAGACGACCGGCACGCTGGACGAGGAGGACGGGATCGTCATCCTCACCCCGGACACGCGCGCGCCCAGCTCGGAGGACGAGACCACCGGCGGCGGCGTCCCGGCCGTGGCCGGCTGAGCTGCGGGGATGGACGGTCCGGGCCTGCAAGGATGGGCTTGTGGCCGTCCCCTCCCCGCTCCCCCCGCGCGACGGCGTCAACGCCACCCGCCTGCGCCTGCCGCCCGCGGGCGCGGCGGCCTCCGGCGGGCCGGCGACCGTGCAGGACCACGTCCTCCACCGCTTCGGCCACGTGGACCCGGACGGCATCCGCGAGCGCTTCGCCCGCGGCGAGGTGGTGGACCGCCACGGCCGGCCCATCCCGGCGGACACCCCGCTCGGCGTGCACGAGGACCTCTGGTACTACCGGGACGTCCCCGACGAGCGGCCCCTGCCCGTGCGCCACACGCTCCTGCACCGGGACGAGCGCCTCGTGGTCATCCACAAGCCGCACTTCCTGCCCACCACCCCCGGCGGGCGGTACGTGCAGGAGACGGCGCTGGTCCGCCTGCGCAACGAGCTGGGCATCGACGACCTCGTCCCCCTGCACCGGCTGGACCGGGCGACGGCCGGCGTCGTGATGTTCTCTTGCGACCCGGCGACCCGCGGCGCCTACCACCTGCTCTTCGAGCGGCGCGCGGTGACCAAGCGCTACGAGGCGGTCTGCGCGCTCCCCGAGGCCCCGGACGGCGTCGGCGACGACACCCCCGACGCCGCCCGGGCCGCCGGCCTGCTCGCCCGGTTCCCGCTGGTGATGCGCAGCCGCATCCGCAAAGACAAGGGCGTGCTGCGCTCCGTCACGGAGGAGATCCCCGCGGCCGCTTCCGGGCGCGCCGCCGGGGCGCGGGTGCGGACGAAGAAGTCGAACCTCTCCCACGCCGGGGCCAACGCGGAGACGCGGATCGAGGTGCTCGACGTCGGCACGTCCGCGGGCACGCTCGCCGGCCGCCCCGTGGTGCGCTTCGGCCTGAGCCCGCGCACGGGGCGCACCCACCAGCTGCGGATCCACCTGGCCGCGCTCGGTCTGGGGATCGCGTTCGACCCCTTCTACCCGGACCTGCGGGACATCGCCCCGGACGACCTCGCCCGCCCGCTCCAGCTGCTCTCCCGCTCGCTGGCGTTCACGGACCCGGTCACGGGAGAGGCGCGGGAGTTCGTCTCCCCCGCCCAGTTGCAGGAGCGTCCAGCGTGACGGACCTGACGGACCTCGCCGACGCCGACGGCCTGCTCTCCTCCCTGGGCTCCTGGTTCCACCCCCTCACCGCCCTGCTCGTGGCCCTCGACGCCCCCATCCCTCCCGTGCCCTCCGAGGTGTTCGTGATCGGCTCCGGCGCGCTCGCCGCGGCCGGCCGCGCCTCGCTCCCGCTGTCCGTGGTCACGGCCTGGCTGGGCTGCTGGCTCGGCGACGTGGGCCTGTACGCGCTGTTCCGGTTCCGCCTCACCGGCCTCCTGGACCGGTGGGCGTGGGGCCGCGCGGTGCACCGCGGGATCCGCCGCGTGCTCGCGACGGCGGGCCCGGCGTCGTCGCTGGCGGGGCTGTTCGTGCTGCGCTTCGTCTCCGGGGGACGCACGGCGTCGATGGCCGCGGCGGGGGTCGCGGGCCTGCGGTGGCGGCCGTTCCTGTGGCTCTCCGGCACGGGTTCGCTGACGTGGAGCGGGTACCTGGTGGGGCTGGGCTGGGCCACCGGGAGCACCACCGGTCTGCCGTGGTGGGCGTCGGCGGTGGTGGGCCTCGTGTTCGGTACGCTTCTGGGGTTGGCGGTGGCGGCGGCCATCGCGTGGAAGCGGCGCGGAAAGGGGCGGGCATGAGCGAGCGGGACTCCGACTCCTCGGCCGCGCTGACGCGTCTGCGCGGGGACGCCGCGGACGAGCACCCCCCACGCACCGGCGATGCCGACGTCACCCCCGACGGCGCCCCCGCCTCCCCCCGTCCGCGGCGGGCCGCACGCCCCCGGCGCGCCCTCGCCGCCCCCGGCCGGCTCACCGCCGAGCAGATCGCCCGTCACGCCCGCGCCCTGCGCGGCGAGGCGGACGCCGCCGACGCCTCGGTGGCCGCCCCCGACGCCGAGCCCCACGCCCGGGCCGACCTCAGCGACCTGCTGGACCGGCTCGGCAGCCCGCACCT
This Micrococcus flavus DNA region includes the following protein-coding sequences:
- a CDS encoding glucose-1-phosphate adenylyltransferase family protein — translated: MADPFPKDPEGDVVALVLAGGRGSRLDPLTAARSKPAIPFAGQYRLIDVVLSNLAHSGLRDVWIAEQYRPFTLNQHLAGGRPWDMDGTRHGLRILPPAQGREEEGFSQGNGHALAQQVPILRSFGAKTVIVLSADHLYQLDLRRVLAAHEESGAELTMVTTVTDEDPSRFGVVQVDDDGAVTGYDYKPEDPEGDLVATEIFVFDVEALSEVVVELVETEEDADRDAEDTDEDGDPLASSLGDYGETIIPAFVDRGTVREYRHDGYWRDIGTIEAFHLAHREILAGEGLRLDEPGWPLLTNPPVEPPARIDDGARVSASLIAPGTRIAGTVADSVIGPGVTVEAGAEVRNAILFGNVTVPAGAVLDTVIADVGATIPEGETTGTLDEEDGIVILTPDTRAPSSEDETTGGGVPAVAG
- a CDS encoding DedA family protein, with the translated sequence MTDLTDLADADGLLSSLGSWFHPLTALLVALDAPIPPVPSEVFVIGSGALAAAGRASLPLSVVTAWLGCWLGDVGLYALFRFRLTGLLDRWAWGRAVHRGIRRVLATAGPASSLAGLFVLRFVSGGRTASMAAAGVAGLRWRPFLWLSGTGSLTWSGYLVGLGWATGSTTGLPWWASAVVGLVFGTLLGLAVAAAIAWKRRGKGRA
- a CDS encoding DNA-formamidopyrimidine glycosylase family protein produces the protein MPEGDSLVRAGHRLRPVLAGRVLTHADLRVPQHATARLEGWTVAEVVPRGKWLLMRLTPPADRPDARPHTLVSHLKMEGRWLVTDLDARWGAPGWQVRCVLETAEHRVLGAQLGRLDLVPTAEEDRLLGYLGPDLLDPSWNDPARGAELLAEGVRRLTARPERPVGLALLDQRTTCGIGNVYRCEVLLLASLDPHRPVGAVPDVPGLLTIARDLLRANVPPSAPYTGWARTTTGVRGNSGRPYGIEVLVPDRGFPGGLPRPLGTGAVDGGADVDAAAPDPSDAHGRASTSGAGPRRPGDAPRPRGPHYWVYGHRTTPCLRCGGPVTFEEYGSPEDDERQLWWCRTCQR
- a CDS encoding pseudouridine synthase, whose protein sequence is MAVPSPLPPRDGVNATRLRLPPAGAAASGGPATVQDHVLHRFGHVDPDGIRERFARGEVVDRHGRPIPADTPLGVHEDLWYYRDVPDERPLPVRHTLLHRDERLVVIHKPHFLPTTPGGRYVQETALVRLRNELGIDDLVPLHRLDRATAGVVMFSCDPATRGAYHLLFERRAVTKRYEAVCALPEAPDGVGDDTPDAARAAGLLARFPLVMRSRIRKDKGVLRSVTEEIPAAASGRAAGARVRTKKSNLSHAGANAETRIEVLDVGTSAGTLAGRPVVRFGLSPRTGRTHQLRIHLAALGLGIAFDPFYPDLRDIAPDDLARPLQLLSRSLAFTDPVTGEAREFVSPAQLQERPA